The following is a genomic window from Amycolatopsis acidiphila.
ACCCGTCGCGGGCGCTCGTGGTGTCGCAGGTGGTGCTCTCGTTCGGAATCCCGTTCGCGCTCATCCCGCTGGTCCGGATCACCAGCGACCGGCGGGTGATGGGCGCCGACGCGAACCATCGGGCGACCACGGCGCTGGCCTGGGCGATCGCGGGCATCATCATCACCCTCAACGTGGTGCTGATCTACCTCACCTTCGCGGGCTGAGCGGGAACCGCCGGACCGCTCGCCCGGTCGGATTACCATCTCGCTGTCCGATCCGAGGAAAGGCCGCGCCCCCGTGAGCAACGAGCAGACGACGCAGGCGGCCCAGCCGGCGCCCCGCACCATCGCCGGGCGCTACGCACTGCTGGCGGAGCTCGGGCGCGGCGGGATGGGCGTCGTGTGGCGCGCGGAGGACCGGGTGATCGGCCGCCAGGTCGCGATCAAGGAGCTGCGCCTGCCCGACGGCGCCGAGGAGACCGTGCACAGCGAACGGGTGCTGCGCGAGGTCCGCACCGGCGGGCGGCTCAACGACCCGGCCGTGGTCACGGTGTTCGACGTGGTGTCCGAGCAGGGCGGCACCTACATCGTGATGGAGCTGGTGGAGGCGCCGACGCTGTCGGAGCTGGTGCGCCGGCACGGGCCGCTGCCCGCGGCGCAGGCCGCCTCGATCGGCCGGCAGGTGCTCACCGCGCTGCAGGCAGCGCACGAGGCGGGGATCGTGCACCGGGACGTCAAGCCGGGCAACATCATGGTCGCGCCGAACGGCCGGGTGAAGCTCACCGACTTCGGCATCGCCCAGGCCGTGGACGACCCGCGGCTGACCACCAGCGGCATGATCATCGGCTCGCCCGCGTTCATGGCACCGGAACGCGTCGCGGGCAACGAGGCCGTGCCCGCGTCGGACCTGTGGTCCCTGGGCGCGACGCTGTTCTTCGCCGTAGAGGGCGCGATGGCCTTCGAGCGGCCCACCACGGCCGCCACCCTGCACGCGATCATGACCGAGGTGCCCTACCTGAGCCGGACCCAGGGCCCGCTCGCGTCGGCGATCATGGGGCTGCTGATCGCCAGCCCGGACGCCCGGATCGCCGCCGCGCAGGCACACCACCTGCTCGCGATGGCCGCGAACGCCCAGCCCACCCCGTCCGGGGGCCACACCGCGGTTTGGTCCGGGCCGTCGCCGACCCGGGTCGCCAACGGCGCGCCCGCGCAGCGTTCGCGCAAGCCGCTGTGGATCGGCGCCGCGGTGGCCGCAGTCGTGCTGCTCGCCGGGGGTTTCGTCCTCGGCGACCGCTGGGCGGCGCCCGGGCGGGACGCCGCGCTGCTCCCCACGCTGACCTACGGGCTGGGCGGGAACGTGCCGGGCTTCGACATCGGCAGCTACGCCTGCACGTCGGCACCGGTGCGAGACCAGCAGAGCCTCGGCGAGAACGACTGGGTCGACTGCAAGAACCTGCACTACGCGGAGCTCTACGACACCGCCACGACGTACGGCTCCAGCGGCTCCGGCGCCGTCAAGGCCGCGTACCCGTCCCAGCTCGCCGCATGGGCCGAAGCGCGCTGCGCGATGACGTTCCACTCGAACGCGGTGCCCGAGCAGGCCGGCATGGGCCGGGCGTACCGCGCGCTCGTGCCGTCGCCGCAGGCCTGGGAGACCCCGCCGGAGAGCCAGTACTCGGACTATCCCGTGCGCAAGGTTTACTGCCTGCTGGCCAACGCCGACGGCAGTGCCTCGACCGGCACGGCCGCCACCGGCCTCAAGTAGCGCAGCAGAAGTTCCGGCGAGGCCGGGGCGCTGCCGGTGATTCTCCGGCAGCCGCCCCCGGCTGCCTGCCGATCGTGCCGAACCGGCAGGTCGTCGCGGAGATCGTCGCGCTGAGGAGGTACCGTCAGACCATGTCCACTCCACCTACCGCAGCGCCCGGCAGGCCGTTCGGACGCGTGCTCACCGCGATGGTCACCCCCTTGGACGCCGACGGCGCAGTGGACCTGAAGCGCGCCGGTGAGCTCGCCGAGCACCTGGTGGAACTGGGCAACGACGGTCTCGTCGTCAACGGCACCACCGGTGAGAGCCCGACGACCTCCGACACGGAGAAGGCGGACGTGATCCGCGCCGTGGTCGAGGCGGTCGGCGACAGGGCCACCGTGGTCGCGGGCGCGGGCACGTACAACACGAGCCACAGCGTGGAGCTGGCGCAGCAGGCCGAAAAGGCCGGCGCGCACGGCCTCCTGCTGGTCACCCCGTACTACTCCCGGCCCTCGCAGGCCGGGCTGTACGCGCACTTCACCACGGTCGCGGACGCGGCCGGCCTGCCGGTGATGCTCTACGACATCCCGCCGCGCTCGATCGTGCCGATCGAGGTCGACACGCTGCGCCGGCTCGCCGAGCACCCGCGCATCCTCGCGGTCAAGGACGCCAAGGGCGACCTGCTCGCCGGCAGCGAGGTCATCGCGAACACGCACCTGGCCTACTACTCCGGCGACGACGCGCTGAACCTGCCGTGGCTCTCGGTCGGCGCGACCGGTGTGGTCAGCGTGATCGGCCACGTCGTCGCGGGCCGGATCCGCGCGATGCTCGACGCCTACGAAGACGGGGACACCTCCACCGCGCGCACCAACCACCGCGGCATGCTGCCGGTCTACCGGGCCATGTCGCGGGTGGGCGGGGTGGTGTTCGCCAAGACGGCCCTGCGGCTGCGGGGCCACAATGTGGGCGAACCGCGGCTGCCGCTCGTGCCCGCGACGGACGAGCAGGTGCGCGCGATCGAGGGCGACCTGACCCAGGCGGGGGTCCCCCTCGACGAGTCGCGCAGCACCGACTGGCACAGTTCGAGGGTCGCGCAAGCGGACTCGGCGGCGGCCTACGTCGCGCCGACAACTCATACCAGCGTTGGGATCATTCCTAGGTGACCTCGTTTTCTCCGCCCAGCGGACCCGGACCGACGAACAACCCGCCCACCCTTCCCGACGGTGCCCTGCGCGTGGTCGCGCTCGGCGGCATCGGCGAGGTCGGCCGCAACATGACCGTGTTCGAGCACGCCGGCAGGCTGCTCATCGTGGACTGCGGGGTGCTCTTCCCCGAGGACGCGCAGCCCGGCGTGGACCTGATCCTGCCCGACTTCCGGGCGATCGAGGAGCGGCTCGACGACATCGACGCGCTCGTGCTGACCCACGGCCACGAGGACCACATCGGCGCCGTGCCGTTCCTCCTGCGCATGCGCCCGGACCTGCCGGTCTACGGTTCCCGCTTCACCCTCGCCCTGCTCGACGCGAAGTGCCGCGAGCACCGGCAGCGGCCGAAGCTGATCGAGGTGACCGAGTCCGAGCGGCGGACGGTCGGCCCCTTCGAGCTCGAGTTCTTCGCGGTCAACCACTCCATCCCGGACGCGCTCGCGGTCGCCATCCGCACGCCGGCCGGGGTGGTGCTGCACACCGGCGACATCAAGCTCGACCAGCTGCCCCTGGACGGACGGCTGACCGACCTGGCCGGGTTCTCCCGGCTCGGCGACGAGGGCGTCGACCTGCTGTGCATCGACTCCACCAACGCCGAGGTGCCCGGGTTCGTCACGCCCGAGCGCGACATCGGGCCGGTGCTCGACGACGTGATCGGCCGGGTCACCCAGCGCGTGATCGTCGCCTGCTTCGCCAGCCACGTGCACCGCGTGCAGCAGGTGCTCGACGCGGCGGTCCGGCACGGCAAGCGGGTCGCGTTCGTGGGCCGGTCCATGGTCCGCAACATGGGCATCGCGGCGGACCTCGGGCTGCTGGAGATCCCCCAGGGCCTGCTGATCGACCTGGACCAGGCGGTCAACCTGCCGGCGACCAAGGTGCTGTTCGTCTCGACCGGTTCGCAGGGCGAGCCGCTCTCGGCGCTGTCGCGGATGGCGCGCGGCGAGCACCGGCAGATCTCCATCCGCGCGGGCGACACGGTCGTGCTGGCCAGCTCGCTGATCCCGGGCAACGAGACCGCGGTGTTCGGGGTCGTCAACGGCCTGGTCCGGCTCGGCGCGCACGTCGTGCACCAGGGCAACGCCAAGGTGCACGTGTCGGGGCACGCCTCGGCCGGTGAGCTGCTGTTCCTGTACAACGCGATCCGCCCCAGCAACGTGATGCCGGTGCACGGCGAGTGGCGGCACCTGCGCGCCAACGGCGAGCTCGCGGTGCGCACGGGCGTGGCGCCGGAGAACGTGGTGCTCGCCGAGGACGGGGTCGTGGTCGACCTCGTCGACGGACAGGCGCGCGCGACGGGCCGCGTCGAGGTGGGGCACGTGTACGTCGACGGCCTGTCGGTCGGCGATGTCGGCGAGTCGACGCTCTCGGACCGGCTGGTCCTGGGCGAGGGTGGCTTCATCTCGATCACCGTCGTGGTGGACTCGACCACCGGGCGCGCGATGGGCACCCCGACCGTCTCCGGGCGTGGTTTCTCCGACGACCCGAAGGCGCTGGACGCGGTCGTGCCACTGGTGGAGATGGAGCTGTCGCGGACCGAGGCGGAGGGCATCACCGAGAGCCACCGCATCGCGCAGTCGGTTCGCCGGACCGTGGGACGCTGGGTGGCCGAGACGTATCGCCGCCGGCCGATGATCGTGCCCACCGTCATCCCGGTCTGAACCACTGCGACGAACGGAGTAACGCGTAGTCCATCCTGTGGCGCCTGGTGCTGATCGGTTTTGGCTCTAGCCTGAACCGGCACGCACCTAGAGTTGCAGGAGGCGATACCGGTGGGGCGACACGAGCCGGCCACCGGGCGGCGAGGTACCCACACGGCGCTGATCGCCACCGCGGCGGTGGTGGCGCTGGGCACCGCGGGCTGGATCACCTTCGACGTCGCCGGCGAGGACCCCGGCTGCCCGGGGCAGGACGTGATCCGGGTGGCCGCCGCCCCGGAGATCGCCGCCGTGGTGGACCGGGTCGGGCGTGGCGTCGCGGACGGCGAGTGCTTCCGGTTCGAGGTCGAGGACCGCGATCCCGCCGCCGTCGCGTCCTCGCTCGCCGTCGCCGACGGGACCCGCCGTCCGGACGTCTGGATCCCCGACTCGACCCTGCGGCTGCGCCGCGCGAAGGCCGCGGGCGCGGCCGACGTGCCGGAGTCGGGCTCCCCGGTCGCCAACTCGCCGGTCGTGTTCGCGATGACCGAGGACGCCGCGAAATCCTTGGGGTGGCCGGGAAAGACGCCGACCTGGCAGGAGCTGCTGGCCTCCGGGGTGAGCGTCGGGCTGCCCGACCCCGGGTCGGACCCGGTCGGCGTGTCGACCCTGTTCGGGATCGCGAAAGCCCTTCCACCCGGGCCCGCGGCCGCGCCCGCCTTCGCGGCGGCGATACGCCGGCTGGCGCCCAACACGCTGCCCGGCGTGGACGACCTCTACGCCCGCCTGCCCGGCGCGGGCAGTTCGAAGCAGCCGATCAGTGCGTTCCCGGCGTCGGAGACGTCGGTCCTGCGGTACAACGCGCGCAGCGGGGTCGCGGCCACGCCCGACCAGCTCGTCGCGATCTACCCGCCGCAGCCGGTGCCCTCGCTCGACTATCCGTTCGCGGTGCTGGGCGACGCCGGGCAGGCGCAGCAGCAGGCCGCCGAGAAGCTGCTGCGGGCGCTGCTCGCCCCCGACGGCCAGGCAGCCCTCGCGGCCGTCGGCGTGCGCACCCCCGACGGCCGGATGCTGTTCGGCCACACCGCGGACAGCCACGTCCGCGGCGGCGCACAGCCGCTCGCGGCGCTGCCGCCGGAGCAGGTGCTCGACGACGTGCTCAGCCAGTGGGCGAAGGTCAACACCAGCTCGCGGGCAAGGGTGCTGATCGACGTTTCCGGCTCGATGAACGCCGTCGTGCCGGACAGCGGCGGCCGGACGAGGATGGAACTGACCGCGGAGGCGGCCGCCAGGGCGCTCGACCTGTTCCGGCCCACCTCCGAGACGAGCACCTGGGTGTTCGCGACCAACCTGGACGGCGACCGTGACTACCGCGAGGTGCTGCCGATGGCCCAGGTCGGCGCGCAGCTCGCGACCGGCGCGGCGCAGAAGCTGCGTGACCTGCGGGCGACGCCGGACGGCCAGACCGGGCTCTACGACACGGTGCTCGCCGCGTACCAGCAGGCCCGGCAGGACTGGCAGGCCGGGCGGCTGAACCTGGTGATCCTGATGACCGACGGCCGCAACGAGGACCCGCACGGCATCACCCGCGACCAGCTGCTCGCGGGGTTGCGCAGTCTGCAGGACCCGCGCCGCCCGCTGCCGATCATCGGGATCGGCATGGGCGGCGACATCGACGTGCCCGAGCTGGACGCGATCACCGGGGCCACCGGCGGGAAGACGTTCGTCGCGCCGGACCCGGCCAGGATCTCCGACGTGTTCTACGGTGCGCTGGCCGGGCTTTCCTGTCCCACACCGGGTTGTGCCTGACCGGCTTGTCTACTGTGGACTCGCTGGACGACGGTCGCGCCGCTCAGCAGCACGAGCGCGCCGGCCAGCTGGACCCAGCTCAGCGCTTCGCCCAGCAGCGCCCAGGCCGTTGCCGTCGCGACGATCGGTTCCAGCAGGCCGATCACGGACGCGACGGCGGCGGGCAGATGCCGTAACGCCGTCGTGCCCAGCGCGTAGGCCAGCGCCGTCGACAACAGCGCGACGGCCACCACCAGCACCCACACCGGCGGGTGCCACGGCCCGAACGCCGCGGGCGCGTCCAGCAGGGCCACGGGGATCGTCCACGGCGGGGAGATCGCGCAGACGGCCACCGCGCCGACCACCATGCCCCAGGTGACCATGCCCAGCGGTTCGCGGGTGGTCGCGCCGTGCTCGCCGATCAGGAAGTACGCGGCCGAGCAGACCGCTCCGCCGAGCCCGGCGACGAAGCCGACCGAATCGAGGCTGAGCCCTTCCCACACCTGCGCGACCAGGGCCAGGCCGAGCATCGCGAGCGTGATCCCGAGCCACATCGTGCGCGGCAGCCGGACGCGGCGGACGAACCGGGCCCACAGCGCGATCAGCACCGGCGAGGTGAACTCGAGCAGGATCGCGATGCCGACCGGCAGCCGGTTCACCGAGACGAAGTAGCACAGCTGCACCCCGGCGACACCCAGCAGCCCGTAGCCGAGCAGCAGCGGCCATTCGGCCGGCCGCACGCGCAGCAGGCGCGGGCGGAGGATCCCGATGCCGAGCAGCAGTACCACGGCGGCCAGCGCGATCCGGGCCGCGGCGACCTGCTGGGGCGAGAGGCCGGCCAGCATCGTGGGCTTCGCGATCGTGCCCGAGCTGCCGAAGCAGGCGGAGGACACCAGGATCAGCGTGGTGCCCCGGCCGCGACGGGAGACCGGGGCGGGCGCGACAGCGGGCACTTCGAGGGACACCCCACGAGGCTAGGTGCTCGCCGGGGAGAACACGAAGTGATTTACCCGGCGCGCAAACCGGCGGCGACGTAACCGGCGATCGTCGCGAGCCGGTTACCCTGGATCCGCAGCGCGCCGAGCGCCTCGTCGTCCGGCGCGGCGGACCGGCGGGAGACGAACGAGCCGCCGTAGGGGTTTCCGGAGCCCATCAGGTGCGGGTGCGCGTAGCCGAGCGGCACCACGATCGCGCCCCAGTGGTAGAAGACGTTGTTGATCGCGAGCACGGTGGACTCCAGCCCGCCGTGCGCGGTGGACGCGGTGGTGAACGACGTCGCGACCTTGTTAGCGAGCTTTCCCTGCGCCCACAGGCCGCCCGTGGTGTCCAAATAGGACTTGAGCTGCGCGGCGGGGCCGCCGAACCGGGTCGGGCTGCCGACGGCGAGCCCGTCGGCCCAGGTCAGGTCCTCAAGCGTCGCCGGCTCGGCGTGCGGGCCCGAGTCCACGTAGGCCTGCCAGCGGGGGTTGGTCGCGATCGCCTGCGGGGGAGCGGTCTCGGCCACCGTGCGAAGCCGGACCTCGGCGCCGGCTTCGCGGGCGCCCTCGGCGAGGGAGGCGGCGAGCGCCGCGGTGTTGCCGGTGGCGCTGTAGAAGACCACGAGGATACGAGTGTCCACGCCCTCACCCTAGCGATCATGCACCGGTGTCCCATGATCTGGACGTGCTGTGCACAACGGGGGACGGAAAATTACGTTCGAAGCCGTGACCGCAGCCACCGCCGTCCTCCCGCGTACGTCCCCGCGCAGTGCCGCGTTCGGCAGCGCGATCGGCACCACGATCGAGTGGTACGACTTCTACCTCTACGCCACCGCCACCGCGCTGGTGTTCAAGCCGCTGTTCTTCCCCAACATCTCCTCGACCGCCGGCACGCTGGCCGCCTTCGCCACCTACGCGGCGGGCTTCGGCGCGCGGCCGATCGGCGCCATCGTCTCCGGTCACCTCGGCGACCGCGTCGGGCGCAAGTCCGTGCTGGTCGCAGCGCTGCTGGTGATGGGCCTGGCCACCACCGCGATCGGCGTGCTGCCGACGTTCGCGCAGGTCGGCGTGCTCGCGCCGGCGCTGCTGGTGGTGCTGCGGCTGCTGCAGGGCCTCGCCGTCGGCGCCGAATGGGGCGGCGCGGCGCTGCTGTCGATCGAGCACGCCCCGCCGGGGCGGCGGGGGCTGTTCGGCAGCTTCACCCAACTCGGCTCACCGGCGGGGATGCTGCTCGCGACCGGCGTCTACTACGCCGTGCGCTCGCTCGCGGGCGACGACGCGTTCCTGTCGTGGGCCTGGCGCCTGCCGTTCCTGCTGAGCATCGTGCTGGTGGTGATCGGGCTGGTCGTGCGGCTGCGGCTGGAGGACGCGCCGGAGTTCCAGGCGGTCAAGCAGCGCAACGAGGTCGCGCGGCTGCCGGTCGTGGAGGTGCTGCGGACCCAGCCGAAGAACGTGCTGCTCACCACCGGGCTGCGGCTGTCGCAGATCGGGCTGTTCGTGCTGCTGACCACGTACTCGCTGACGTACCTGCAGGGCACGTTCGGCAAGCAGAGCCAGGTCGGGCTGGTCGCGGTGATGGTCTCCTCGGCGCTGGGGCTGATCACCACCCCGCTGTGGGCGCACCTGTCGGACCGCTACGGCCGCCGGCCGTTCTACCTGTTCGGCGCGGTCGCCGGGGTCGTGGCGCTCGTGCTGTTCTTCCTGGCCGCGCACTCGGGCTCGGCGGTGCTGGTGGTGCTGGCGATCGTGCTGGGGGTGAACGTCGCCCACGACACGATGTACGGTCCGCAGGCCGCGTGGTTCGGGGAGCTGTTCGAGACGCGCGTGCGCTACAGCGGCGCGTCGCTCGGGTACCAGGTCGGCGCGGTGCTTTCGGGCGGTTTCGCCCCGCTGATCGCAGCCGCCCTGCTGGTCGTGGGCGGGCCGTGGCTGATCGTGGTCTACTTCGGAGTACTGGCCGTGCTGACGTTCGCGTCGGCGTTCTACGCGAAGGAGACCGCCAGGTGAGCCGGATCTACCTGAACGCCTTCGACATGGCGTGCGTGGGGCACCAGTCCGCGGGGCTGTGGCGCCATCCCGAGGACCAGGGGCATCGCTACCGCGACCTGCGGCACTGGCTCGACCTGGCGCGCACCCTGGACCAGGGCGGATTCGACGCGCTGTTCCTCGCCGACGTGCTCGGCGTGTACGACGTCTACGGCGGCTCGCGGGACGCGGCGGTGGCCGACGCGGCGCAGGTGCCGGTGAACGACCCGACGATGGCGATCTCGGCGATGGCCTCGGTCACCGAGCGGCTCGGCTTCGGGGTCACGATCTCCACGACGTACGAGCAGCCGTACCAGCTGGCCCGCCGCCTGTCCACGTTGGACCACCTGACGGACGGCCGGGTCGCGTGGAACATCGTGACGTCCTATTTGGACAGCGCGGCGCGGAACCTCGGGCTGGGCACCCAGATCCCGCACGACGAGCGGTACGAGCTGGCCGAGGAGTACGTCGAGGTCTGCTACAAGCTGTGGGAAGGCTCGTGGGAGGACGACGCCGTGGTGCGGGACGCCGAGCGCGGCGTGTTCACCGACCCGGCGAAGGTGCACGACATCGACCACAAAGGCAGGTACTTCACCGTGCCGGGCCCCTTCCTGTGCGAGCCCTCGCCGCAGCGCACGCCCGTGCTGTTCCAGGCCGGCGCGTCGCCGCGGGGCCTGCGGTTCGCCGGGGCGCATGCGGAGGCGGTGTTCGTGTCGGGGCCGTCGCCGAAGGTGGTGCGCAAGTCGGTCGACGCGCTTCGTGGTGCCGTCGCCGAGCAGGGGCGTGACCCGCGGTCGGTCAAGGTGTTCACGATGCTGACGCCGGTGGTCGCCGAGACGGGCGAGCTGGCGCGGGAGAAGCTGCGGTCGTACCAGGACCTGGTGAGCGTGCCGGGCGCGTTCGCGCTGTTCGGCGGGTGGACCGGAGTGGATCTGGCGGAGCTGGAGCTGGACACGCCGCTGAGCTACCAGGACTCGGACGCGAACCGCTCGGCGCTCGCGGCCTTCACGACGGCCGACCGGGCGTGGACCCCGAGGGAGCTGGCGGGCTTCATCGGCCTCGGCGGGCGGGGGCCGGTGGTGGCGGGCTCGCCGGGCGAGGTCGCGGACGAGCTGGAACGGTGGACCGAGGAGGCCGACGTCGACGGCTTCAACCTCGCGTACGTGACGACGCCGGGCACGTTCGCCGACTTCGCCCGGTGGGTGGTGCCGGAGCTGCGGCGCCGTGGGCGTGTCCCGGAGGCGCCAGAGCCGGGGACGCTGCGCGAGCACCTGGGCTTCCCCGGCCCACGCCTGACGCCACCCCACCCGGGCGCGGCCTACCGGCGGTGAGTGGGGGACACGCCCGACCACCGACCCAACCGGGACAGGCCCCCGCACAACGGCAACCCAAGAACGCCTAACCACCCCACCACGGCGACCCGGCAACGGCAGCCAAGAATGCCCGCGCCCAGCCCGCTCCCTAACCCCGATCCCCGCGCCCTGAACACTCCGCGATCGGGGTGGGACGGGCGTTCCCAGCCACCCGCGCCACCCGCACCCCGCACGTTCCCCAGAACCCCTCAAGGCCGCCAGGGGCTGAGCTTGTCCGTGGGGCGCGTCGGGTCGTGGAAGCGGGGCCGGTCCAGCTCCCCGGCGCGCAGCGGGACCAGGCCCGCGGTGATCGCCTGCATGATCTTCGCGTGGGCGCGCATGCCTGCGCCCGGGCGGGCGGGATCGATCTCCGAGAGGTCCACCGGCGTGCCGAAGTGCACCTTGAACGTCGGCCGGCGCAGCGGTGCGGTGAACCCCGACCGCGCGATCGGCAGCAGGTCCATGGGCCCCGTCACCTTCTCGGTGCCCCAGTAGACCGCCTCATGCGCGCCCCACTGGCTGATGGGGATCACCGGCACCCCGGCCGCCAGCGCGAGCCGCGCGGCGCCGGTCTTGCCGCGCTCCGGCCACAGGCCGGGGTCGCGGCTGATGCGGCCCTCGGGGTAGACGATGATCGGGCTCGTCGTGGTGCGCATCGCCGCCACGGCGTCGGCGAACTGCTCGACCGCGCCCGCCTTGCCGCGGTCGACCCGCAGGTGCCCGCTGGCCCGCAGCGCCGGGCCGAGCACCGGGGCGTCGAGCAGGCCGCCGGCCAGCAGGAACCGCGGCGCGATGCCGATCTGCCGGCACGCCGCGATCAGCACGAACGCGTCGAAGACACCGATGTGGTTGGGCGCCATGAGCAGCGGCTTGCCACGCAGCTCGGCCGGAATGCCGCCGCTGACCCGGAGCCTGCCCACGAGGTGGACCAGCCCGCTGTCCAGCGTCGACATCGTGCGCCAGATCGCCGGCGGCCTCCGGCGTGGCGCCCCGTTCTCCTCGTGCTGCAGCGCGACCATGGGCAGAGCATGGCAGACGCCGATCTTCACGAGTACGAGGGCGCTGTGACGAAAGTTCGTCCTGCGCCGAGAGTGGCGGATGGGACTACTGCGCTACTGCCGTTACCGTAGAAGGCATGGCAGGCGGGGCGACCACGAG
Proteins encoded in this region:
- a CDS encoding serine/threonine-protein kinase codes for the protein MSNEQTTQAAQPAPRTIAGRYALLAELGRGGMGVVWRAEDRVIGRQVAIKELRLPDGAEETVHSERVLREVRTGGRLNDPAVVTVFDVVSEQGGTYIVMELVEAPTLSELVRRHGPLPAAQAASIGRQVLTALQAAHEAGIVHRDVKPGNIMVAPNGRVKLTDFGIAQAVDDPRLTTSGMIIGSPAFMAPERVAGNEAVPASDLWSLGATLFFAVEGAMAFERPTTAATLHAIMTEVPYLSRTQGPLASAIMGLLIASPDARIAAAQAHHLLAMAANAQPTPSGGHTAVWSGPSPTRVANGAPAQRSRKPLWIGAAVAAVVLLAGGFVLGDRWAAPGRDAALLPTLTYGLGGNVPGFDIGSYACTSAPVRDQQSLGENDWVDCKNLHYAELYDTATTYGSSGSGAVKAAYPSQLAAWAEARCAMTFHSNAVPEQAGMGRAYRALVPSPQAWETPPESQYSDYPVRKVYCLLANADGSASTGTAATGLK
- the dapA gene encoding 4-hydroxy-tetrahydrodipicolinate synthase, whose amino-acid sequence is MSTPPTAAPGRPFGRVLTAMVTPLDADGAVDLKRAGELAEHLVELGNDGLVVNGTTGESPTTSDTEKADVIRAVVEAVGDRATVVAGAGTYNTSHSVELAQQAEKAGAHGLLLVTPYYSRPSQAGLYAHFTTVADAAGLPVMLYDIPPRSIVPIEVDTLRRLAEHPRILAVKDAKGDLLAGSEVIANTHLAYYSGDDALNLPWLSVGATGVVSVIGHVVAGRIRAMLDAYEDGDTSTARTNHRGMLPVYRAMSRVGGVVFAKTALRLRGHNVGEPRLPLVPATDEQVRAIEGDLTQAGVPLDESRSTDWHSSRVAQADSAAAYVAPTTHTSVGIIPR
- a CDS encoding ribonuclease J, with translation MTSFSPPSGPGPTNNPPTLPDGALRVVALGGIGEVGRNMTVFEHAGRLLIVDCGVLFPEDAQPGVDLILPDFRAIEERLDDIDALVLTHGHEDHIGAVPFLLRMRPDLPVYGSRFTLALLDAKCREHRQRPKLIEVTESERRTVGPFELEFFAVNHSIPDALAVAIRTPAGVVLHTGDIKLDQLPLDGRLTDLAGFSRLGDEGVDLLCIDSTNAEVPGFVTPERDIGPVLDDVIGRVTQRVIVACFASHVHRVQQVLDAAVRHGKRVAFVGRSMVRNMGIAADLGLLEIPQGLLIDLDQAVNLPATKVLFVSTGSQGEPLSALSRMARGEHRQISIRAGDTVVLASSLIPGNETAVFGVVNGLVRLGAHVVHQGNAKVHVSGHASAGELLFLYNAIRPSNVMPVHGEWRHLRANGELAVRTGVAPENVVLAEDGVVVDLVDGQARATGRVEVGHVYVDGLSVGDVGESTLSDRLVLGEGGFISITVVVDSTTGRAMGTPTVSGRGFSDDPKALDAVVPLVEMELSRTEAEGITESHRIAQSVRRTVGRWVAETYRRRPMIVPTVIPV
- a CDS encoding substrate-binding domain-containing protein, coding for MGRHEPATGRRGTHTALIATAAVVALGTAGWITFDVAGEDPGCPGQDVIRVAAAPEIAAVVDRVGRGVADGECFRFEVEDRDPAAVASSLAVADGTRRPDVWIPDSTLRLRRAKAAGAADVPESGSPVANSPVVFAMTEDAAKSLGWPGKTPTWQELLASGVSVGLPDPGSDPVGVSTLFGIAKALPPGPAAAPAFAAAIRRLAPNTLPGVDDLYARLPGAGSSKQPISAFPASETSVLRYNARSGVAATPDQLVAIYPPQPVPSLDYPFAVLGDAGQAQQQAAEKLLRALLAPDGQAALAAVGVRTPDGRMLFGHTADSHVRGGAQPLAALPPEQVLDDVLSQWAKVNTSSRARVLIDVSGSMNAVVPDSGGRTRMELTAEAAARALDLFRPTSETSTWVFATNLDGDRDYREVLPMAQVGAQLATGAAQKLRDLRATPDGQTGLYDTVLAAYQQARQDWQAGRLNLVILMTDGRNEDPHGITRDQLLAGLRSLQDPRRPLPIIGIGMGGDIDVPELDAITGATGGKTFVAPDPARISDVFYGALAGLSCPTPGCA
- a CDS encoding EamA family transporter; protein product: MSLEVPAVAPAPVSRRGRGTTLILVSSACFGSSGTIAKPTMLAGLSPQQVAAARIALAAVVLLLGIGILRPRLLRVRPAEWPLLLGYGLLGVAGVQLCYFVSVNRLPVGIAILLEFTSPVLIALWARFVRRVRLPRTMWLGITLAMLGLALVAQVWEGLSLDSVGFVAGLGGAVCSAAYFLIGEHGATTREPLGMVTWGMVVGAVAVCAISPPWTIPVALLDAPAAFGPWHPPVWVLVVAVALLSTALAYALGTTALRHLPAAVASVIGLLEPIVATATAWALLGEALSWVQLAGALVLLSGATVVQRVHSRQAGQAQPGVGQESPASAP
- the wrbA gene encoding NAD(P)H:quinone oxidoreductase, encoding MDTRILVVFYSATGNTAALAASLAEGAREAGAEVRLRTVAETAPPQAIATNPRWQAYVDSGPHAEPATLEDLTWADGLAVGSPTRFGGPAAQLKSYLDTTGGLWAQGKLANKVATSFTTASTAHGGLESTVLAINNVFYHWGAIVVPLGYAHPHLMGSGNPYGGSFVSRRSAAPDDEALGALRIQGNRLATIAGYVAAGLRAG
- a CDS encoding MFS transporter; translated protein: MTAATAVLPRTSPRSAAFGSAIGTTIEWYDFYLYATATALVFKPLFFPNISSTAGTLAAFATYAAGFGARPIGAIVSGHLGDRVGRKSVLVAALLVMGLATTAIGVLPTFAQVGVLAPALLVVLRLLQGLAVGAEWGGAALLSIEHAPPGRRGLFGSFTQLGSPAGMLLATGVYYAVRSLAGDDAFLSWAWRLPFLLSIVLVVIGLVVRLRLEDAPEFQAVKQRNEVARLPVVEVLRTQPKNVLLTTGLRLSQIGLFVLLTTYSLTYLQGTFGKQSQVGLVAVMVSSALGLITTPLWAHLSDRYGRRPFYLFGAVAGVVALVLFFLAAHSGSAVLVVLAIVLGVNVAHDTMYGPQAAWFGELFETRVRYSGASLGYQVGAVLSGGFAPLIAAALLVVGGPWLIVVYFGVLAVLTFASAFYAKETAR
- a CDS encoding LLM class flavin-dependent oxidoreductase, with the translated sequence MSRIYLNAFDMACVGHQSAGLWRHPEDQGHRYRDLRHWLDLARTLDQGGFDALFLADVLGVYDVYGGSRDAAVADAAQVPVNDPTMAISAMASVTERLGFGVTISTTYEQPYQLARRLSTLDHLTDGRVAWNIVTSYLDSAARNLGLGTQIPHDERYELAEEYVEVCYKLWEGSWEDDAVVRDAERGVFTDPAKVHDIDHKGRYFTVPGPFLCEPSPQRTPVLFQAGASPRGLRFAGAHAEAVFVSGPSPKVVRKSVDALRGAVAEQGRDPRSVKVFTMLTPVVAETGELAREKLRSYQDLVSVPGAFALFGGWTGVDLAELELDTPLSYQDSDANRSALAAFTTADRAWTPRELAGFIGLGGRGPVVAGSPGEVADELERWTEEADVDGFNLAYVTTPGTFADFARWVVPELRRRGRVPEAPEPGTLREHLGFPGPRLTPPHPGAAYRR